Proteins from one Oscillatoria nigro-viridis PCC 7112 genomic window:
- a CDS encoding Uma2 family endonuclease yields MLIQEQPAQSKQMTLDEFLDWYPEGQGRFELHDGAVIEMQATGTHEQVGGFLALEVGVEIKRLALPYFIPRQGIIKAIDSDKSGYSPDVMVLDWQQIETEPMWKNRSTITRGETIRLVIEIVSTNWQDDYLIKLAEYEKLAIPEYWIVDYLGLGGRRYIGNPKQPTISVNQLVDGEYVVNQFRGDERLRSLAFPDLNLTAEQIFQVGQ; encoded by the coding sequence ATGCTTATTCAAGAACAACCGGCCCAGTCTAAACAAATGACCCTAGACGAGTTTCTGGACTGGTATCCAGAGGGTCAAGGTCGCTTTGAACTACATGATGGAGCTGTTATCGAAATGCAAGCAACTGGAACTCACGAACAAGTAGGGGGCTTCCTCGCCCTTGAAGTGGGAGTAGAAATTAAACGTTTGGCTTTGCCCTATTTCATTCCCCGCCAAGGAATTATTAAGGCTATTGATTCTGATAAGTCTGGCTACAGCCCAGATGTGATGGTGTTAGATTGGCAACAAATCGAAACGGAACCGATGTGGAAAAATAGATCTACTATTACCAGAGGTGAAACTATCCGTTTAGTCATAGAAATCGTGAGTACAAATTGGCAAGATGACTACTTGATAAAGTTAGCAGAGTATGAAAAATTGGCAATTCCTGAATACTGGATTGTCGATTATTTAGGGTTAGGCGGCAGAAGATATATTGGCAACCCCAAACAACCCACTATTTCCGTCAACCAATTGGTTGACGGTGAGTATGTAGTTAATCAGTTTAGAGGTGATGAGCGGCTGCGATCGCTTGCTTTCCCAGATTTAAACTTAACGGCAGAACAGATTTTTCAGGTGGGGCAATAA
- a CDS encoding AAA-like domain-containing protein encodes MTIDEVLQLTRVRLQKDLYPVQEIILRQVWEGKTYTSIASGSHYAEHYLRNIASSLWQSLSQILQTSISKSNFRSCVESRSLTAEERELIEELTRSQCLATPLEFPGSPVPLDSPFYIPHPLIEELAYREIAKPGSVLRIKAPRKMGKSSLLLRILDRATSLDYRTVSLDFQQAEEAVLDNLDKFLRWFCANISRHLELPPLLDDYWDEDMGGKVSCTIYLQQYVLAKISTPLVLALNEINRIFEYPKIAREFLPLLRSWHEEAKRIETLGKLRLVVLHSTEIYIPLKLTESPFNVGLPLQLPYFTEEQILALAQRHGLDWTDGPNADRLMAMVGGHPYLVRLALYHLCQNSVRLDRLLQEAPTIAGIYKDYLRSFWTTLQEYPELAVALKQVVKSEHGVELDPIVASKLFSMGLIHIDNNRCTLSCELYRLYFGSEHFI; translated from the coding sequence ATGACGATAGATGAGGTACTACAGCTAACTCGTGTCCGATTGCAAAAAGATTTATATCCAGTACAAGAAATAATACTCCGCCAAGTTTGGGAAGGAAAGACTTATACAAGTATTGCATCTGGCTCTCATTACGCAGAGCATTACCTGAGAAACATCGCCTCGTCTTTATGGCAATCTCTCTCTCAAATCTTGCAGACATCTATTAGCAAATCAAATTTTCGATCTTGTGTAGAATCACGTTCCCTGACAGCAGAGGAACGAGAATTAATTGAAGAATTAACCCGCAGCCAATGCCTCGCAACACCTTTAGAATTTCCCGGCTCTCCCGTGCCCCTCGATTCGCCATTTTATATCCCTCACCCGCTAATTGAAGAACTCGCCTATCGAGAGATTGCCAAACCAGGAAGTGTGCTGCGGATTAAAGCTCCCAGGAAGATGGGAAAAAGTTCCCTTCTGCTAAGGATTTTAGATCGCGCGACTTCTCTTGACTATCGAACTGTAAGTTTAGATTTTCAGCAAGCCGAGGAAGCTGTTTTAGACAACCTCGATAAATTTTTACGCTGGTTTTGTGCCAACATCAGCCGTCACCTAGAATTGCCACCTCTATTAGATGATTATTGGGATGAAGACATGGGCGGCAAAGTAAGCTGCACCATCTATTTACAACAATATGTATTAGCAAAAATAAGTACCCCTCTTGTGTTAGCTTTAAATGAAATAAATAGAATTTTTGAGTATCCAAAAATTGCCCGAGAATTTTTGCCGCTGCTGCGAAGCTGGCATGAAGAAGCAAAGCGGATTGAAACTTTGGGAAAACTGCGGTTAGTTGTTCTTCACTCCACAGAAATTTATATTCCTTTAAAGCTTACTGAATCGCCTTTTAATGTCGGTTTACCGCTGCAATTGCCCTATTTTACAGAAGAGCAGATACTTGCTTTAGCCCAGCGTCACGGACTGGATTGGACAGATGGCCCCAATGCCGATCGACTGATGGCAATGGTGGGGGGACATCCTTATCTGGTGCGGCTAGCTCTTTACCACCTCTGTCAAAACAGTGTAAGGCTAGATCGGCTACTACAAGAAGCTCCGACAATAGCGGGAATTTATAAAGATTACTTGCGGAGTTTTTGGACAACCTTGCAAGAGTATCCCGAACTGGCGGTTGCACTTAAACAAGTGGTAAAATCGGAACACGGAGTGGAATTAGATCCGATAGTGGCTTCTAAATTATTTAGCATGGGGCTGATTCATATCGATAACAACCGCTGTACGCTAAGCTGCGAGTTGTACCGCCTGTATTTTGGTTCGGAACACTTTATTTAG
- a CDS encoding sensor histidine kinase, with protein sequence MQMVHEMFSNYFIPHGHCYLWKPGLVGLHVLSDGLIAVAYFLIPITLIYIVKKRQDVPFDWVFMLFGSFIICCGITHIMEIWTLWHPNYWFSGFLKAITALISLCTAALLVELIPKILAIPSPDQLAAANLALQNEIGDRKQAQEALSELMLELEKRVIERTIALESTNELLLQENRDRSLAENSLRHSEAKLLEQTQQLENALQQLKGAQTQLVQTEKMSSLGQMVAGVAHEINNPVNFIYGNLIPAEEYIKELLELIKAYQVYYPTPAPEIVDKINRIDLGFILEDMQKLFRSIKIGAERIREIVKSLRTFSRLDEADMKKVNIHEGLDSTLMILQHRLKEQPNRPPIQVIKEYGDLPELECYAGQLNQVFMNICSNAIDALEQIVQQGDLTNGYWENNLCDDLQNTYCPLLKIRIRTLLVDGKWVQIHIADNGTGIDYDAIAKIYDPFYTTKPIGAGTGLGLAISYQIIQAHEGYLRCTSEVGRGTEFIIEIPLRSQFDERYILQKEAVMNNLG encoded by the coding sequence ATGCAAATGGTTCATGAAATGTTTTCAAATTATTTTATTCCTCACGGTCATTGCTACTTGTGGAAGCCTGGATTAGTGGGGCTACACGTTTTGTCCGATGGCTTGATAGCCGTCGCTTATTTTTTGATACCGATCACGCTGATTTATATTGTCAAAAAGCGGCAAGACGTGCCTTTTGACTGGGTTTTTATGCTGTTTGGCTCTTTTATTATCTGCTGCGGGATTACCCATATTATGGAAATATGGACGCTGTGGCATCCTAATTATTGGTTCTCTGGTTTTCTTAAAGCGATTACGGCGCTGATTTCGCTATGTACAGCAGCACTGCTGGTGGAACTAATCCCAAAAATCTTGGCTATTCCCAGTCCCGATCAATTGGCGGCGGCAAATTTGGCTTTACAAAATGAGATTGGCGATCGCAAACAAGCTCAAGAAGCACTCTCGGAATTAATGCTAGAATTGGAAAAACGGGTGATAGAGAGGACGATCGCTTTAGAATCCACTAATGAACTTTTGCTACAGGAAAATCGCGATCGCTCTTTGGCTGAAAATTCATTGCGGCACTCTGAAGCTAAACTGCTAGAACAAACTCAGCAGTTAGAGAACGCTCTGCAACAACTTAAAGGCGCTCAAACTCAACTCGTGCAAACTGAAAAAATGTCGTCTTTGGGGCAAATGGTAGCTGGGGTTGCCCACGAAATCAATAACCCTGTTAACTTTATTTATGGCAATCTGATTCCGGCTGAGGAATACATTAAAGAGCTTTTAGAATTGATTAAGGCTTATCAAGTTTATTACCCCACTCCTGCACCGGAAATTGTAGATAAAATTAACAGAATTGATCTAGGTTTTATTTTAGAAGATATGCAAAAACTTTTTCGTTCGATCAAAATAGGAGCGGAGCGAATTAGAGAGATTGTTAAATCTTTACGCACTTTCTCTAGGTTAGACGAAGCCGACATGAAAAAAGTAAATATCCATGAAGGGCTCGATAGCACTTTAATGATTTTGCAGCACCGCTTGAAAGAACAACCAAACCGTCCGCCTATCCAAGTGATTAAAGAGTATGGAGATTTGCCAGAATTGGAATGCTACGCTGGGCAGCTTAACCAAGTATTTATGAATATTTGTTCTAATGCTATTGATGCTTTAGAACAGATTGTACAGCAGGGAGATTTGACCAACGGCTATTGGGAAAATAATTTATGTGACGACTTACAAAACACCTATTGCCCACTGCTAAAAATTCGCATCCGCACCCTTTTAGTTGATGGCAAGTGGGTGCAGATTCACATTGCGGATAATGGCACTGGCATAGATTATGATGCGATCGCTAAAATTTACGATCCATTTTATACAACGAAACCTATCGGTGCTGGTACCGGGCTGGGTTTGGCGATTTCTTATCAGATTATTCAAGCCCATGAAGGTTATTTGCGCTGCACTTCCGAGGTGGGGAGAGGTACTGAGTTTATTATTGAAATTCCTTTGCGATCGCAATTTGATGAGCGCTACATACTGCAAAAGGAAGCTGTTATGAACAATTTGGGTTGA